aaacaacaatgttaGCAATAGTGAGAGTAAATTGCAAGCAAAACATTCGgcgacaaaaattaaaaaacaattgttggAGAAAACCCCAAAAGCCACAACAAATAGCCCGACAGCAAATGGAACGTCCACAAATCCCAGAGAATCCTCAGCAATTGCTgccagctacaacaacaacaacaacagcagcaacaacaacaacaacaacagccacaacaagaCAGCCGAGAAGCgtaacaccaacaacaataatatagGAGAAacatatcatcatcatcgactGCATCAACACGCCATACCATTGACCGTGGAGCCGGCGGCACCTTTGGAGCAGACTGAAAAGTTGGACATCAAGTTGGAAGAGTCGCCGGCGGTGAGCTATCAGcgtgctgcagctgcagcggcagcggcacaGGAAAACGGACGCAGTCCAACGCCAAATGTGCTACTAACTGAAATGGATTTCGAGAGCAAATTAGCCGCCTCAAAGATACTGGCCATGGCCAATAACACGACGGTTAAAGCTGAAAGCGATTCCGATGATGAGGAGACTGCCAGCGAGCCGGGCACTTCAACGGAGGCGCAGGACTCGCAGGATCAAGATGTGCAGATGCGTGAGATTTAAAGGAACGTTATGTTCTCACTCTCCCACAgtcatattataaaaaaaacttgtgcCAAAAAGTCGAATATTGCTCAAGCACACGGCCAgctttcatttaaaatcaattattattaatattattgttaatttgtaattatattttgcaatGATAAACGATGTGTGCTTGTTAGTCTTAAACATTTACataattatgtaatttattgaatgtgtacgtatttgtaatatttaagcACTAATATTAAGTTTAGGCTTTGTAAATGTTGCCATTAGAAacgcatttaaatgtttaatgagctgtattaaattaataacaaaaaaagaaacaactaTATTGtgtaataattgtaatttgaaCTTTCGGAAATTTCATGTGATAAAGTATACGAAAGAGGTAGACAGATAGAGAGCGAAAAAAAGCGCGTTAATAACAGCAAAAGcttcaacaataacaagaagcaacaacagcaacaacaacaacaacaattggtgAAGTCATGTTaattacaaacttaatttaactATACTAAACTATACCATAAACTACAGTTCTAAGTGTAAATTACAAttgaatggaaaataaaaatgtatattaaatgtGAGTGTTTGCttagaaaacaaaagttaaaacaACACATTAAGAAAAGCGCGGGTCAGCAGAcgttacatattttaaattcaaaaagtaaaaagtaaaaataaacaattcagCAAAACTAAGTTATATCATTTCACAATTGTTTTGATCTTGGCATGGGTTGTGGCATCGTAGGAACATCCACGACGCCCTCTGAGGTAATTAGAAATTCGGCAAATGCGTTTGGTGTCTCAGGCGAATAGATGATCTCCAATTTGCGCACGGTGAGCAATTTATCCGCCACTTTGTGTTGCTTGGGCACTTTGGAAATGCGCATGCGGGTCCGTCCCAGATTTGCCCACTGTAGACCCAAACAGGGCACATCGTGCGACGCCTGCTGATCCGCATTAAGACTGGCAGTCATCTGATTGGTGCAGACCACAGCGCATTGATATTTGTCTGCATAAGTTAGCAATGCATTGACCAGACGACGCATGTCCCGGGCTCGTTCCGCAAAGTCTGTATACAGACGGAATATGGCAGCAACCGAGTCAATGATGATCAGTCCAATGCTATGCTCCTGAAGCAGCTGAGGCAGTCGATTGTGGACACAGTTTAACAATGGTTTCTGCAATGTACATAGGATTAGCAAAGGAAAATACTTTCCAATCTCTGAGCTTACACTTTCGTACTGATGCTCTATGAATATGTTGCCCAGAAAGTTGAGCTGCTCCTCTGGATAACGTGCCTCGAATGCCTTGCAAATCTGCAACAGACGCCGAGATGGAAACATATCCTCAGTGCAGATAAACGCCACGCCTTTGCCCAAGCCGCCCAGCCTTGAAGGTAGCTGAACACCTAGAGAAAGCTGCAGTAAAAGTTGTGTCTTGCCAGAGCCCGAGATGCCGCAGATTTCCGTGATGCCGCGAGTTACAATACCGCCACCAGTGCAGCGATCTAGCGAGGCACAACCAAATGTCAAACGGGACCACTTTAAACTAGCGGGTGGTCTGAAGAGTGAATCCGCTGAGAGTGCAGGgaagtaatattaaaaaatatatgagtaTGAGTTGCTCCTTGGCCTTACCTGATGCGGGCGTTTCGGCCAGCCACTTGGCAGCTGCGTCCTTCAGAATGCGCACATCCTCTGGAGTGCAGCTATGCACACAAGTGTCCAATGCACACAACCGTGTGTCCAGGAACTTGACCTTGGGCGTAGTTAGTATTGCCTCTGGAGTTCGCACGTTGACTAAGTGAGTTGAAGATTCATTAAATACGTATTAAATGCTAATTAACCACTCGAACAGCGGCCACTTCATGTCCGACTCTCACCCCGCTCTGCAATCTCCTGCAAGTGCTTCGGCAACTGCTCCAAAAAGTTTGCCATCGTCGCGGCAGCTCCAAAGCGTGTGTTGTGCTGACATGTGGATTATATGACTTGCGTGCACTTCCAACACTTAAGGTGTTTCAACACCTTCAAATTATCCCCTAGGCagcaaattattattgatcaaACAGTTTGCACCAAATTAGCAAATTTACTCAAACCGACTCAGAGGACGGCGATCAGCTGAGTGAGGTGAGTTATTAACCCTCTCTCGAGCGTGGTGAAAAAGCGAGAGGTAAATAGATGAGTACATACAACATACGTAGTCCTCGTCTGCATctcatcaaaatcaaataaacaataaacacgacactattttatgttttacatatttgttttttaatcatttaatttgcttaatttttcacaaatttcagtaaacacaaaaaaactaTAGATCGATAGTTAATGGCTACACTGAGCGATCGCTTGTAGCTTGCGGAATTTGGATGTTTGTTTGTCGGTCTTGATGGTTCTGTTGTGTAATTAACTTAAACAAACTAAAGGTTCAATCTAATGCTTGCTAGCCGGTTTGGAGAGCGCTTCCAATGCCCTAATCTCGGCCTCGGCGTTACGCTTCTTCTCCTCGGCCAATTTGGCATCACGAACGACTTTCTGTTGAGCCTCAATCTCACGCACCTTCTCTTCCTTCTTGGACAGTCGGCTTTGGTGGGCAGCACCGTAGGCAATGCCCACAAGAAGCAAGGACCATCTGCCGAGCTTGATCAGCGGTGAGACACGAACTGGAGCCTGAGACATTTCTGCTTAGTTATGTAATATGCGGAGCGTAATCTGCAAGCAAAATAGATAGGTCAATTACGCGaatgattttaaatgttgccaCGACACTTGCATAATACGTGCaatgtttaaatatgcaaatgttgtattaaataactatatttacCTCAAATCAATGAAAATCCAAATTCACTCGGTATTTTTAACCTTAAAGCAGCTGTCAGACAGGGTTGTTTTGAGTAAGTCAAACAGAGTGGTTACCACTGGTGTGGAAGATTGCCACCCGGTGctaaggctgccaccctgcaagATTTCGCGATctggtttaattttttgtactgAAAAAAACAAGTACTTTTCCGAAATTGGgtgttttttcttattctacttaattcctttttttttttgctaaaattttttaaatttttccataatttttgttagaattatctcgatttttttatatatatatttttttttaaagatttaaattttctaacttttttTCCGAGGTCTGGCGAACTTCAAACCATCATTAAATGTTCACCTTAGTTTTGTCTAATTTCGAATtctaattttcatcaaattactagtttttttcaaagttttatgcattttgaaatttgcattcaccattttcaaattattctaCTCTGAAAACCGtgcttttggtattttgtgGCAATATTGACTCGTTACTAGTAAATACTTGTCGCAAGTCACACATCTCTAAGTGTGAATGTCAGAACTAAAcctgaaaaaatttttgttttgttaaagAAATGGCGATTTTTGAACCTAAAAACAACTGATTTAGACATAAGAGGCCAACAGCATTTCGCAAGTGACATTTAAGCGCTAGAGAAAGTGACAACGCCAACGCGTATTTGAAACTGAAAAAACAAGCAAGAAAATTCCAACACAGACCTTGAGTGGGctcacacacacgtacacacactcacaaataaGAACCAATACACATACGCAGATAAACGGGTTGAAACGTCACAGCGGCCAGCGAGAGAGTTCCTGAAGtgtttgcagctgctgttagCCAAATTagcacgacaacaacaacaaaaacaacaagaagtaCAGCGAATTTGGAACAAAGGACTCACGAAATGGTGAATGTGCCGCCGCCGCTTTTATGCAGCACGCCACCCCCGATTGATTTTGGCGAGGACGACGACGATTCGGGGCTGCAGTCAACGCTGCACTTGGAAGACGGTGACGGTGACGCAGACGAATTCTCTGAGTATGGCTTAGTCACCGAAACGCATGAAGTCTCGCTCAGTACGAAAGGtagtttgcttatttttatagtCTCATTCTCATTAACAACATGACGATTCTAATTTGCTGTACCTTGCAGTTCCCTCTATACCCGAACTGCCCATATCAACATCAGAGCATATTGCACAACCACTGGCACCGGAATTGAGCAATGGCCATAGCAATTCATCTGTAACTGCCAAACCAACAGTCGAGGCTTTCAATTATCAGGTGAAAGCGCCACAATTTGATGCATATGAGCAGGAAATGCCTCCACCTTTACCTGAGATCGATGATCCAGAGGATTTCGATAAACCAAATGAGGAACAGGAGGCAGAGGCGGAGGAGGAAACCAATACCAATGATAATATACCCTCACTTAAACTTGACAGCCTGAGTTTGTATTCCAGCGAAAGTATATCGCCAACATGCACATTGTCTCCAGTGGCAGATGAGCAAGCAACCAAAGCGCCTGTTTTATGCCACCAAGTAACACTGGAGGATGTAACCGATGACAGTGATGAGGAGTGTTCACCAAAGAAACCCAAAGAACTATTCATACCTGAGGGTGCCGATGACTTTTTTGCCATAGAGATTGTAGCCACGCCCACTCTACAGCAGGTGCCTGCTGCTTTGAGTAATCAGATTCCTAATGTAGAGCACACATTTGCTGCATTCCAAGAGACGCCTCCAGTAGACATATCTCAGCCGTCGACAAACGTAAATGGAGTTGATGAAGATGtggacgatgacgatgacttTGGGGACTTTGCTGACTTCTCTGAGGCTCCAGCGCCTGTGGAGTCCCGGCGGCCCGAGCCTGTGATGAGCAATGATGATGGTTTTGATGACTTTCAAGATTTTGCAACTCCCTCAACGACTACAGTGGAGGCAGCCACTGTTGagaataatgatgatgatgatgattttgGCGACTTCTCGGAACCTTCATTTGTATCTGTTGAAGCTGCAGTTACACCTGTTCTTGCCACACCAGGGCTACCCCAACCACCACCGCCAGCTGCAACAGTTTTGAACATTACAGAGCGTGTGAAGCCCGTGCTGGATCTAATGTTTCCCAACCACGAAGCGAGCAGTGCACAGATTGCAGCCAAACAGACGCCACTTGCTGAGGTGCAAAGCTTGCACTTCGGTGCCATTGAACAGGCGCATGCTCTGGACTATCAGTGGGTCAGCTCGGAGATGCAGCACTCCCTGGTGCGTTCCCTTGGCATTGATTCGCGAAATATTGTAAGTGCTGAGGAATAGGTTCCATTTAAAATACCTAACTTTTTGGTGTTATCCTGCAGCTCTTTGGCGACAAGTGGAACTCATCCATGCCACGTTTTGCGGCCAACCTAAGCTATGATCCACTTAAGCCACTCAAGCCTCTGTCGGCAGCAAATACTGCTGCTTCCTCAGTGCTGGACACCACATCCAGCTGGCAGTCacctaacaacaacaacaacaactccaccCTGCAGTCACTTGAGGGTAAGTTCCCAGTTGGGTCATTGGCCCACACACCACTTAGTTGCCGCAAATTAACTGCTACACACGTTTATCGTAACCAAAATTGCCACCGCCTCTCGCTCGTTCTTTCCTCAAAACGCTTTAGTTGATCCACATGCCTTCGCTTACCAACTGAACAACTAATTGGCCTGCCGTTTATTGGCTGTTATCTGCATTAACGTTTTGATTTACattctatttgtttttgttctccTTACTTAAAGCAAATATCACAACTTCGGCGCACCGAAGCGTAAATGCCCTTGCAGAAACAGAACTATCATTGTTTTGGCAGAGATACAAATTTCGTAAACTAGTTTTattatgaacaaaaaaatttgagtcagtttaagttacaaaaaaaaatacactttcTCTTATCTTCACTATATTTTTGGTTGAGAATTTTAGCTcctcttaatatttatttaaaaatgtactatCAAAAACGATAGTTGCTGTTTACAAAATGTTCTaatcaattgtttttaaatgttgtgtTAATCTTTGTTCGATTTAAGTGTTGCTTGCGGATccaaacttaaatatattaaaaaggtTTTGAAccgctaaatatttaatttcaaggaATAACACCGGATCCGGTACCGTAACctttaaccgaaactaaccatTTCATTCTTAGTTTCGgtactgaaaccgtaaccgaatgaaaattctctgtcaagaaccgaataccgaaacggtTCTACctgtacggttgtggtaaagttgctaggtcaaagagatTTCCAACTTTCTACTGTCATACCTTTTCAGCTTTTGAGTTCAAAATTGGTATAAAGGATTTTTGTGACAGTGTGGAgctaatatatattgtttaataattaaatttacgcctgactatttttgaaaatgaaaaaaaattgtgtctaTACAATTATTTGACACACGGTTACTATACAGAAAGATGATACATTGAGTAAACAGCATGCtgtaaactttaaattgcacattgcattattattttacaaacaAACGGTCGGGTTTAGGTTTCGTTTGTCCGGCATAAataccaaatatttattttaacttactTCGCGACTGCTTTCTGTAAGGGCATCGTCTATCACTTTGATTCTTGTGCCCACCatttttgtactgaaatttATCCTTAtgataaattgtatttagacTCACATGTACAGACCTTACAattggaacaacaacaaccacaacaactagACCAAGTAACGATGGTGGCTAATGctgataaaataaatcttGTTACCTCTAACTACTCccacaatttaaaaaacaacaacaatcacgaTGCCTTGGATGCGATGATGGAACTATATGATAATCCAAATGACAAAATgacaatcaacaacaatcaccaccaccaccaccaccacaacaacaacaacaacaatcaatgcAATGCCAATACCAATGATATGCACAATTTTGTCACACATTTTGCCACcatctgcaacaacaataataataataataccaatAACAATCatgcaattacaacaacaacaacaactacaacaacaataaccaatacaacaacaacaaacaacacaaatatCACTGCTCACGTCGCCTTGCTGGATCTTAGTAAGTTTTCGTTGGCTTCGTGCGTGTTGTAGCTGttaatctatatttattaatttttttagttgttgtgttttttatatgcaaCTCCAACTGTTTATTCCCCTCAGACTCAGCCCTCGCTCCGCCCCGCCCCCCCCCCCAACTGCACTAGTTAAACCTCCCCTCTCGTAACTTTGTTCTCATGttgtcatttttatatatgcagAAACAATCATAATTGCTTGCAACTGATccttattgtttttgtgtggtTCACAGGACTTgaagcgacaacagc
The genomic region above belongs to Drosophila innubila isolate TH190305 chromosome 3R unlocalized genomic scaffold, UK_Dinn_1.0 2_E_3R, whole genome shotgun sequence and contains:
- the LOC117790972 gene encoding DNA repair protein XRCC3 isoform X2, whose translation is MANFLEQLPKHLQEIAEREAILTTPKVKFLDTRLCALDTCVHSCTPEDVRILKDAAAKWLAETPASADSLFRPPASLKWSRLTFGCASLDRCTGGGIVTRGITEICGISGSGKTQLLLQLSLGVQLPSRLGGLGKGVAFICTEDMFPSRRLLQICKAFEARYPEEQLNFLGNIFIEHQYESKPLLNCVHNRLPQLLQEHSIGLIIIDSVAAIFRLYTDFAERARDMRRLVNALLTYADKYQCAVVCTNQMTASLNADQQASHDVPCLGLQWANLGRTRMRISKVPKQHKVADKLLTVRKLEIIYSPETPNAFAEFLITSEGVVDVPTMPQPMPRSKQL
- the LOC117790972 gene encoding DNA repair protein XRCC3 isoform X1 — translated: MANFLEQLPKHLQEIAERVNVRTPEAILTTPKVKFLDTRLCALDTCVHSCTPEDVRILKDAAAKWLAETPASADSLFRPPASLKWSRLTFGCASLDRCTGGGIVTRGITEICGISGSGKTQLLLQLSLGVQLPSRLGGLGKGVAFICTEDMFPSRRLLQICKAFEARYPEEQLNFLGNIFIEHQYESKPLLNCVHNRLPQLLQEHSIGLIIIDSVAAIFRLYTDFAERARDMRRLVNALLTYADKYQCAVVCTNQMTASLNADQQASHDVPCLGLQWANLGRTRMRISKVPKQHKVADKLLTVRKLEIIYSPETPNAFAEFLITSEGVVDVPTMPQPMPRSKQL
- the LOC117790973 gene encoding ATP synthase subunit e, mitochondrial: MSQAPVRVSPLIKLGRWSLLLVGIAYGAAHQSRLSKKEEKVREIEAQQKVVRDAKLAEEKKRNAEAEIRALEALSKPASKH
- the LOC117790968 gene encoding rho GTPase-activating protein gacF isoform X2 codes for the protein MVNVPPPLLCSTPPPIDFGEDDDDSGLQSTLHLEDGDGDADEFSEYGLVTETHEVSLSTKVPSIPELPISTSEHIAQPLAPELSNGHSNSSVTAKPTVEAFNYQVKAPQFDAYEQEMPPPLPEIDDPEDFDKPNEEQEAEAEEETNTNDNIPSLKLDSLSLYSSESISPTCTLSPVADEQATKAPVLCHQVTLEDVTDDSDEECSPKKPKELFIPEGADDFFAIEIVATPTLQQVPAALSNQIPNVEHTFAAFQETPPVDISQPSTNVNGVDEDVDDDDDFGDFADFSEAPAPVESRRPEPVMSNDDGFDDFQDFATPSTTTVEAATVENNDDDDDFGDFSEPSFVSVEAAVTPVLATPGLPQPPPPAATVLNITERVKPVLDLMFPNHEASSAQIAAKQTPLAEVQSLHFGAIEQAHALDYQWVSSEMQHSLVRSLGIDSRNILFGDKWNSSMPRFAANLSYDPLKPLKPLSAANTAASSVLDTTSSWQSPNNNNNNSTLQSLEDSHVQTLQLEQQQPQQLDQVTMVANADKINLVTSNYSHNLKNNNNHDALDAMMELYDNPNDKMTINNNHHHHHHHNNNNNNQCNANTNDMHNFVTHFATICNNNNNNNTNNNHAITTTTTTTTTITNTTTTNNTNITAHVALLDLSKFSLASCVL